GACCTTGGATCCTGGCCTACCACAATTCCGAACTCATACTCAATGTTTGTGGTGTATCTTGTACTCACCTTTAGGCCCAGCCTCTCCAGTTTCGAGCGCGCCCTCCCGGGACTCGCCTTGAACACACTGGGTACAGTCACCAAGGACTCTCCACTGCTGATTTTGATATTCACAACCGTTCCCGCCGGAGCCCTTGTCCCTGCTGGCGGGTCTGTGGAGATAACGGCATCCTTGGATATTGACCCATGCATCTCACGACTGATTGTCCCCACAACAAGGTTGATGCTTTCCAGCTGGAGGCGCGCTTGACCCTGTGGAATCCCTTCAAGGTTTGGAATAATCACCTCAGGTCCTCCGGCCGATACTACTACTTTCACCAGAGCGCCTTTATCCAACTTGAAACCTGGAAGTGGATCCTGACTGACTATGGATCCTACGGGCACATTTGGGTCCTTCTTCTCCTCTAGCTCCATCATGAGAAAACCCTTGTTCTGAAGGACTAACCTTGCCTCCTCGACAGGCATATTCGCGACTGCGGGGACTTCAACTTTCCCCCCTCCTCCAAACGAGAAAGGAAGACCTCCAGACCTGGGCAATACGAGCAGGAAGACTGAGCATATGATTACTGAAACGATGAATGATGTCACAAGCGATATAGCGAATGCTTTCCCGGTATACATGTAGACCTCCTCTCAGAGTTACTTTCCTGCTTTTACCAACCTTGCAGCAAAAGCACCGTCAAGTCCCTGCTTGTGCGGAAGTGTGCGGTAGTAACCTTCCTCATCAACCAAGCTGCTAGCCACAAAACCCCCAGCATCCTCCAGCCGATAATCACCACGAAGTTCGAGGAATCTTGAGACAACCAATTCGTTTTCTTCCGGCTCGATTGTACAGGTAGAGTAGACTAAGATGCCTCCGGCTCGCACAGAATCAGCTGCGCTGAGCAGGAGAGCCAACTGGAGCCTGCTGAGGTTCACTATCTCCTTCTCGCTCATCCTCCACCTCAGGTCAGCCCTTCTCCGAAGGACCCCGAGGCCTGAACACGGAGCGTCAACAAGAATACGGTCGGCGCTTCTGGCTCCAAAGAACTGACCGTCAGCGACGACTCCCAC
This DNA window, taken from candidate division TA06 bacterium, encodes the following:
- a CDS encoding PASTA domain-containing protein, coding for MYTGKAFAISLVTSFIVSVIICSVFLLVLPRSGGLPFSFGGGGKVEVPAVANMPVEEARLVLQNKGFLMMELEEKKDPNVPVGSIVSQDPLPGFKLDKGALVKVVVSAGGPEVIIPNLEGIPQGQARLQLESINLVVGTISREMHGSISKDAVISTDPPAGTRAPAGTVVNIKISSGESLVTVPSVFKASPGRARSKLERLGLKVSTRYTTNIEYEFGIVVGQDPRSGTKVRKGSTVKIIVNSEAR